In a single window of the Nodularia spumigena CCY9414 genome:
- a CDS encoding biotin transporter BioY — MAGSVGNLGTVQLLWSMVGLLLTMGGTFLEAYGIALPWSWSKQGIQTVSLGVTCQVGAVLLVGCLGGKNAGALSQIAYLVMGLTLLPVFADGGGIGYVKLSQFGYLLGFIPGAWICGSLAFKARPKLETLAFSCITGLLTVHLCGVTYLIISYFFQWKGTENLALMQAILRYSWFALPGQLAVVCAVTVIAYILRHLMFY; from the coding sequence ATGGCTGGAAGCGTTGGAAATTTGGGAACTGTTCAATTACTATGGTCTATGGTTGGTTTACTCCTGACAATGGGCGGTACTTTCCTAGAAGCCTATGGTATCGCCTTACCTTGGAGTTGGAGTAAGCAAGGAATTCAGACTGTTTCTCTAGGTGTCACCTGTCAAGTGGGTGCGGTGCTATTAGTAGGTTGTTTAGGAGGGAAAAATGCTGGCGCACTATCGCAAATCGCCTATTTAGTCATGGGTTTAACCTTGCTACCTGTATTTGCTGATGGTGGCGGTATTGGTTATGTCAAACTATCTCAGTTTGGCTATCTGCTAGGCTTTATTCCTGGAGCTTGGATTTGTGGATCTTTGGCTTTTAAAGCTAGACCTAAGTTGGAAACCCTAGCTTTTAGTTGTATAACTGGCTTGTTAACTGTCCACCTCTGCGGTGTGACTTATTTGATCATCAGTTATTTTTTTCAGTGGAAAGGCACAGAAAATCTGGCTCTCATGCAAGCAATCCTCAGATACTCTTGGTTTGCACTACCCGGTCAACTAGCTGTAGTGTGCGCTGTTACCGTAATAGCATATATATTACGTCATTTAATGTTTTATTAG
- a CDS encoding DUF3038 domain-containing protein: MNVSASLTPLNSPTPPSLPMILDSLPDPAIPTASFANAAQGCPARTRLQVDLILLAIEALELGGSEAILAFADELELKGIIKNRVNLWRMRSSNPMRRAHIRRPLTIMEAKALVVIASYIARRLTVVIRQMLMTYQQMTEKQIPLAQNLRLSNYLERFRVHFKSRMNPRRSSVIALSSDEKLDELAINLLGQLLFCTGTAGMQRFWISLFDGEVE; this comes from the coding sequence ATGAATGTCTCAGCCAGCTTAACGCCATTGAATAGTCCAACCCCCCCATCATTGCCGATGATTCTGGATAGTTTACCAGACCCTGCTATACCTACGGCAAGCTTCGCTAACGCCGCACAGGGTTGTCCCGCTAGAACCCGGCTGCAAGTTGATCTCATTTTACTGGCGATAGAAGCTTTAGAACTTGGAGGTTCTGAAGCTATTCTGGCTTTTGCTGACGAGTTGGAATTGAAAGGAATTATTAAAAACCGGGTAAATTTATGGCGGATGCGGAGTTCTAACCCCATGCGAAGAGCGCATATCCGCCGTCCCTTAACAATTATGGAAGCAAAAGCCTTAGTGGTAATCGCTAGCTACATAGCCCGGCGTTTAACCGTCGTCATTCGCCAGATGTTGATGACATATCAGCAAATGACTGAAAAGCAGATCCCTTTGGCACAAAATTTGCGCTTATCTAATTATTTAGAGCGATTTCGAGTACATTTCAAAAGTAGGATGAATCCTCGACGTTCTAGTGTCATCGCATTAAGTTCTGATGAAAAATTAGATGAGCTAGCAATCAATTTGTTGGGACAATTACTATTTTGTACTGGCACAGCTGGAATGCAGCGCTTCTGGATTAGTCTTTTTGACGGGGAAGTAGAATGA
- the trpD gene encoding anthranilate phosphoribosyltransferase yields the protein MTTITQTQPGQSIPTPDSYNWPALLQQLLDRQSLTVTQAAYLMQGWLIDAIPPVLSGAILAAIQAKGITADELVGMASVLQSQSSSPTPHSLLPTPLIDTCGTGGDGASTFNISTAVAFVAAAAGVKVAKHGNRSASSKTGSADVLEALGINLNASSEKVQAAVGEVGITFLFAPGWHPALKAVASLRKTLKVRSIFNLLGPLVNPMRPTGQIIGVNDPHLLEAIAQSLSQLGCRQAIALHGRERLDEAGLADLTDLAVLQDQKVRHLILNPQELGLGFAPTAALRGGNVQENAEILQAVLQGKGTKPQQDVVALNTALALQVGQAVDRETDILTGCFKSLVLAQEILQSGAAWTKLKQLAEFLQ from the coding sequence ATGACAACCATAACTCAAACTCAACCGGGACAAAGCATCCCCACTCCTGACTCCTACAATTGGCCTGCATTATTGCAACAGTTACTTGATAGACAATCCTTAACTGTTACCCAAGCGGCTTATTTAATGCAAGGTTGGCTGATTGATGCTATTCCTCCTGTACTATCGGGAGCAATTTTAGCAGCCATTCAAGCCAAAGGTATCACCGCAGATGAGCTAGTTGGTATGGCTAGCGTCTTACAATCTCAATCTTCTTCCCCCACTCCCCACTCCCTACTCCCCACTCCCCTCATTGACACCTGTGGAACTGGGGGAGATGGAGCTTCAACTTTTAATATCTCCACTGCTGTGGCTTTTGTAGCCGCCGCCGCCGGGGTAAAAGTTGCTAAACATGGTAATCGTTCCGCATCTAGTAAAACTGGTTCTGCTGATGTCTTGGAAGCTTTGGGTATAAATCTCAACGCGAGTTCCGAGAAAGTACAGGCGGCTGTGGGTGAAGTTGGCATCACCTTTTTGTTTGCCCCTGGTTGGCATCCAGCACTCAAAGCCGTTGCTTCTTTACGCAAAACTTTGAAAGTGCGGAGTATTTTTAACCTGCTGGGACCCTTAGTTAATCCCATGAGACCAACGGGGCAAATTATTGGTGTTAACGACCCACATTTATTAGAAGCGATCGCACAAAGTTTATCACAATTGGGATGTCGGCAAGCGATCGCACTTCACGGGCGAGAAAGATTAGATGAAGCTGGATTAGCAGATTTAACAGACTTAGCCGTACTCCAAGACCAAAAAGTACGTCATCTCATACTCAATCCTCAAGAACTGGGTTTGGGTTTTGCACCCACCGCCGCCTTAAGAGGTGGAAATGTCCAAGAAAATGCCGAAATTTTGCAAGCAGTTCTTCAAGGTAAAGGCACTAAACCCCAACAAGATGTAGTGGCTTTGAATACAGCCTTAGCACTCCAAGTTGGTCAAGCCGTTGATAGAGAAACCGATATTTTAACAGGTTGCTTTAAAAGCCTTGTACTGGCTCAAGAAATTCTGCAAAGCGGCGCAGCATGGACAAAACTAAAACAACTTGCCGAATTTTTGCAATAA
- the trpB gene encoding tryptophan synthase subunit beta has translation MVNIQKIKTATVRPDALGRFGKFGGKYVPETLMPALSELETAFHQYRHDIGFQAELQNLLRDYVGRPSPLYFAERLTTHYARPDGTGVQIYLKREDLNHTGAHKINNALAQGLLAKRMGKQRIIAETGAGQHGVATATVCARFGLECVIYMGIHDMERQALNVFRMKLMGAEVRPVAAGTGTLKDATSEAIRDWVTNVETTHYILGSVAGPHPYPMMVRDFHAVIGKETRRQCQEKWGGLPDILLACVGGGSNAMGLFDEFVDEPSVRLIGVEAAGEGVNTDKHAATLTRGKVGVLHGAMSYLLQDNDGQVVEAHSISAGLDYPGVGPEHSYLKDLGRAEYYSVTDQQALDAFQRLSQLEGIIPALETSHAIAYLETLCPQLDGSPRLIINCSGRGDKDVQTVAKFLS, from the coding sequence ATGGTAAACATACAAAAAATCAAAACTGCAACAGTAAGACCTGATGCTTTAGGCAGATTTGGCAAATTCGGCGGTAAATACGTTCCCGAAACCCTAATGCCGGCATTGAGTGAATTAGAAACAGCATTTCACCAATATCGCCATGATATAGGCTTCCAAGCAGAACTGCAAAACTTACTCCGCGATTATGTCGGAAGACCCAGCCCCTTATATTTTGCCGAACGCCTGACCACACACTACGCTAGACCCGATGGCACAGGGGTGCAAATTTACTTAAAGCGAGAGGATTTAAATCATACAGGCGCACACAAAATTAATAACGCCTTAGCTCAGGGGTTGCTAGCCAAACGCATGGGAAAACAGCGCATCATAGCCGAAACAGGCGCAGGTCAACATGGAGTAGCCACAGCTACGGTGTGTGCGCGATTTGGTTTAGAGTGTGTGATTTACATGGGCATCCACGACATGGAACGCCAAGCCCTGAACGTGTTTCGGATGAAGCTCATGGGTGCAGAAGTGCGTCCTGTAGCAGCAGGAACTGGAACCCTCAAAGATGCCACATCAGAAGCTATTCGGGATTGGGTGACAAATGTGGAAACCACCCATTACATTCTCGGTTCGGTTGCGGGTCCTCATCCTTACCCGATGATGGTGCGTGATTTCCACGCGGTCATTGGTAAAGAAACTCGCCGTCAGTGTCAGGAAAAATGGGGAGGATTACCGGATATTCTCCTGGCTTGTGTGGGTGGCGGTTCTAATGCAATGGGATTATTTGATGAATTTGTGGATGAACCGAGTGTACGTCTGATTGGAGTTGAAGCAGCCGGTGAGGGTGTAAATACTGATAAGCACGCAGCAACTTTAACACGAGGAAAAGTGGGAGTTCTGCACGGGGCGATGAGTTATTTACTCCAAGATAATGATGGTCAAGTCGTGGAAGCACATTCTATTAGTGCAGGACTAGATTATCCCGGTGTTGGTCCTGAACATAGTTATTTAAAGGATCTGGGTCGGGCTGAATATTACAGCGTTACAGACCAACAAGCTTTAGATGCTTTTCAAAGACTTTCTCAATTAGAAGGGATTATACCAGCTTTGGAAACGTCTCATGCGATCGCCTATTTAGAAACCCTCTGTCCTCAACTCGATGGTAGTCCCCGCCTGATAATTAATTGCTCTGGTAGAGGTGACAAAGATGTGCAAACCGTCGCCAAATTCCTGAGTTAA
- a CDS encoding transglycosylase domain-containing protein — MSSPQPPHKPQTLLGQLTQAVQTIQARVDFSKLALKPNAKVPEIWVQDAGADKAEVYPLLGDRYILGRSSKSCDIVIRNPVVSQIHLSLSRDSSQRTPVFVIKDENSTNGIYRGKRRVNSLELRHGDIFTLGPPELAASVRLQYVDPAPLHIKAATWAAYGIGGVSALVGLVIGVEWLKFSVRPLPTATSAPIVIYAGDGSTPLREPRSTSHVDMQSLEDFGRYLPAAVVSSEDSRYNWHFGIDPLGILRALLINTRSGDVQQGASTVTQQVARSLFRDYVGAQDSLGRKLREAVVSFKLETFYSKDKILLTYLNRVFLGVDTSGFEDAARYYFEKPAKELTLSEAATLVGILPAPNAFNFCENSSNRLQPVDYRNRVIRRMLDLGKISEEEANRARRSPVQISPKVCDRQASTIAPYFYSYVFQELESILGEGAAREGNYIIETQLDPRIQTQAETALRNSVNNAGSTFRFSQGAIVTLNTTTGSILSMVGGTDFRQSQFNRAVQAQRQPGSTFKVFAFAAALEKGIPASKSYSCAALPWQGFTYRPCRSGAGNFLNMTVGFAQSENPIALRIAREVGLNQVVSTAKRLGVKSSLEAVPGLVLGQSVVNVLEMTGAFGAITNRGVWNPPHAISRILDSSDCENREDLTTCRVVYSFDQSRDANQRVLPTGVADEITRMMRQAVTSGTGRAAAIGQGEGGKTGTTDKNVDLWFIGSIPSRRLVTGIWLGNDNNSPTSGSSGQAAKLWGDYMRQIAR; from the coding sequence ATGAGTTCCCCCCAACCTCCTCACAAGCCACAAACTTTACTTGGTCAACTGACTCAAGCAGTACAGACAATTCAAGCAAGGGTTGACTTTTCCAAGTTGGCGCTCAAGCCTAATGCCAAAGTACCAGAGATATGGGTGCAGGATGCGGGGGCGGACAAGGCGGAGGTCTATCCGTTGTTAGGCGATCGCTACATCCTCGGTCGTAGTTCCAAATCCTGTGATATAGTCATTCGCAACCCAGTTGTCAGTCAAATTCACCTGTCACTGTCGCGGGATTCGAGTCAACGCACCCCGGTTTTTGTGATCAAAGATGAAAATTCCACTAACGGTATTTATCGTGGTAAACGCCGGGTTAATAGCTTAGAACTGCGACACGGTGATATTTTCACTTTAGGGCCACCAGAACTTGCAGCTTCAGTGCGCTTGCAATATGTCGATCCAGCACCGTTGCATATTAAAGCAGCAACTTGGGCGGCTTACGGGATTGGTGGTGTCAGCGCCTTGGTGGGGTTAGTCATAGGCGTGGAATGGCTGAAATTTTCCGTCAGACCTCTACCCACGGCTACCAGCGCTCCCATCGTAATTTATGCAGGTGATGGCTCCACCCCCCTGCGTGAGCCTCGAAGTACCTCCCACGTCGATATGCAGAGCTTGGAGGACTTTGGCCGTTATTTACCCGCAGCCGTGGTGTCCTCAGAAGATAGTCGTTACAATTGGCACTTTGGCATTGACCCGTTGGGGATTTTGCGAGCCTTGCTGATTAATACTCGCAGTGGAGATGTGCAGCAGGGAGCCAGCACCGTTACCCAGCAAGTAGCCCGGAGTTTATTCCGGGACTATGTTGGCGCTCAAGACTCCTTGGGACGCAAACTGCGGGAGGCTGTTGTCTCCTTCAAGCTAGAAACTTTTTACAGCAAAGATAAAATCTTGCTGACTTACTTAAATCGAGTATTTTTGGGCGTGGATACATCCGGCTTTGAGGATGCGGCTCGTTATTACTTTGAGAAGCCAGCCAAAGAATTAACGCTCTCGGAAGCTGCAACATTAGTGGGAATTTTACCGGCTCCCAACGCCTTCAATTTTTGTGAAAATAGCTCCAATAGGCTACAACCAGTTGACTATCGGAATCGCGTCATTAGGCGAATGTTAGACCTGGGGAAAATCTCCGAAGAAGAAGCCAATCGAGCCAGGCGTTCTCCAGTCCAAATTAGTCCCAAAGTTTGCGATCGCCAAGCTAGTACCATTGCTCCTTACTTTTACAGTTATGTCTTCCAGGAACTCGAATCAATTTTGGGAGAGGGAGCTGCCAGAGAAGGTAATTATATAATTGAAACCCAGCTTGATCCTAGAATACAAACCCAAGCAGAAACAGCCTTGCGTAATTCCGTTAACAACGCTGGATCAACCTTTCGTTTTTCTCAAGGTGCGATCGTTACCCTGAACACTACAACTGGTAGTATTCTGTCAATGGTAGGCGGGACTGATTTTAGACAAAGCCAATTTAATCGTGCTGTCCAAGCCCAAAGACAACCAGGTTCTACCTTCAAAGTTTTCGCCTTCGCTGCGGCTCTTGAGAAGGGAATACCAGCCTCCAAAAGTTATTCTTGCGCTGCTTTACCTTGGCAAGGTTTTACTTACAGACCCTGTAGAAGTGGTGCGGGGAATTTCTTAAATATGACCGTTGGGTTTGCCCAGTCGGAAAATCCCATTGCTCTAAGAATTGCTAGAGAAGTAGGGCTAAATCAAGTCGTATCCACAGCCAAGCGTTTAGGAGTCAAGTCATCGCTCGAAGCTGTTCCCGGCTTAGTACTGGGTCAAAGTGTAGTCAATGTTTTAGAAATGACCGGCGCTTTTGGCGCTATTACTAATCGTGGTGTATGGAATCCACCCCATGCTATTAGCCGGATTCTAGATAGTAGTGATTGTGAAAATCGTGAGGACTTAACAACCTGCCGTGTTGTCTATTCCTTTGACCAAAGTCGAGATGCCAACCAGCGAGTTTTACCCACAGGCGTAGCGGACGAAATCACCCGGATGATGCGCCAGGCAGTCACTAGCGGTACTGGTCGCGCTGCCGCGATTGGACAAGGGGAAGGTGGTAAAACCGGCACAACTGATAAAAACGTTGATCTCTGGTTCATTGGCTCAATCCCCAGTCGGCGGCTTGTAACTGGCATTTGGTTAGGTAATGACAATAATTCCCCCACTTCCGGGAGCAGTGGGCAAGCAGCTAAACTGTGGGGCGATTATATGAGGCAAATTGCCCGATAG
- the trpC gene encoding indole-3-glycerol phosphate synthase TrpC encodes MNISVVTSSNILEEIVLHKRLDVAQMQQQLPLTALQEGLNTAPTVRDFLRALQESPCQPCLIAEVKKASPSRGIIRADFDPVAIAQAYERGGAACLSILTDKKFFQGSFDNLRAVRAAVALPLLCKEFIIDPYQIYLARTAGADAVLLIAAILSDTELQNFLSLIHDLGMNTLVEVHSLTELDRVLKLENLRLLGINNRNLEDFTVDLQTTHQLLRKRQQQLQSLNITVVSESGLYAPADLSFVAEVGARAVLVGESLVKQTNVEEAVRRILSFA; translated from the coding sequence ATGAATATTTCAGTTGTCACTAGTAGTAACATTCTTGAAGAAATTGTTTTGCATAAAAGGCTAGATGTTGCACAAATGCAGCAACAATTACCTTTAACTGCTTTGCAAGAAGGGTTAAATACTGCGCCGACTGTGCGAGATTTCTTGCGTGCTTTACAAGAAAGTCCCTGTCAACCGTGTTTAATTGCTGAGGTTAAAAAGGCTTCACCTAGTCGGGGGATAATTCGGGCTGATTTTGACCCGGTGGCGATCGCACAAGCCTATGAGCGAGGCGGTGCAGCCTGTCTATCCATCCTTACTGATAAAAAGTTCTTTCAAGGCAGTTTTGACAATCTCCGGGCTGTGCGGGCTGCTGTAGCCTTACCTTTGCTGTGCAAGGAGTTCATCATTGACCCCTACCAAATTTACTTAGCACGGACAGCAGGTGCAGATGCTGTGTTATTAATTGCGGCTATCCTCTCAGATACTGAACTCCAAAACTTTTTGTCACTGATTCACGATTTGGGGATGAATACATTAGTCGAAGTTCATTCTTTGACGGAATTGGATCGGGTGCTAAAGCTAGAAAACTTGCGTTTGCTAGGAATTAACAATCGTAATTTGGAGGATTTTACGGTCGATTTACAAACAACTCACCAACTTTTAAGAAAACGCCAGCAACAATTACAAAGCTTGAATATAACTGTCGTCAGTGAATCGGGATTGTATGCACCTGCTGATTTATCTTTTGTGGCTGAAGTTGGGGCGCGTGCAGTTTTAGTGGGGGAATCTTTAGTTAAACAAACCAATGTAGAAGAAGCTGTGCGTCGTATCTTGAGTTTTGCATGA
- the aroF gene encoding 3-deoxy-7-phosphoheptulonate synthase — translation MIVVLKNGTPGSEITQICQELKQGWGVTVETSIGKQKTILGIIGDTSIIDTLQVQELNPWIEQVLRVQRPFKRVSREFRHGEASEVIVSTPNGCVAFGEHHPIVVVAGPCSVENEAMIVETARRVKTAGAKFLRGGAYKPRTSPYAFQGYGESALDLLAAARDATGLGIITELMDAADLPAVSNVADIIQIGARNMHNFSLLKKVGAQDKPVLLKRGMSATIDEWLMAAEYILASGNSNVILCERGIRTFDAKYARNTLDLSVLPVLRSLTHLPIMIDPSHGTGNSDYVPAMALAAIAAGTDALMIEVHPNPARALSDGPQSLTPEKFDRLVQEMSVLGKVVNRWSMPALVTSV, via the coding sequence ATGATTGTAGTACTCAAAAATGGTACACCTGGTAGCGAAATCACACAAATTTGTCAAGAGTTAAAACAAGGTTGGGGAGTCACAGTAGAAACAAGCATCGGCAAGCAGAAAACTATTTTAGGAATTATTGGTGATACATCGATCATCGATACATTGCAAGTCCAGGAATTAAACCCTTGGATTGAACAAGTATTACGAGTGCAGCGACCTTTTAAGCGGGTTAGCCGGGAATTTCGGCATGGAGAAGCCAGCGAGGTGATTGTCTCCACCCCTAACGGTTGTGTTGCTTTCGGAGAGCATCATCCCATCGTGGTGGTAGCGGGGCCATGTTCGGTGGAGAATGAAGCCATGATTGTAGAAACGGCAAGGCGTGTGAAGACAGCAGGAGCCAAATTCTTGCGTGGAGGAGCCTACAAACCCCGGACTTCACCTTATGCCTTTCAGGGGTATGGTGAAAGTGCATTAGATTTGTTAGCCGCAGCCCGTGACGCTACAGGCTTGGGCATTATTACAGAGTTAATGGATGCAGCCGATTTACCCGCCGTGTCTAATGTAGCTGATATCATCCAGATCGGAGCGCGAAATATGCACAATTTCTCGTTGCTGAAAAAAGTCGGCGCTCAAGATAAACCAGTGTTACTCAAGCGGGGGATGTCTGCCACAATTGATGAGTGGTTGATGGCGGCAGAATATATTTTGGCATCGGGAAATTCTAATGTGATTCTTTGTGAGCGAGGAATTAGAACCTTTGATGCTAAATATGCTCGTAATACTTTAGATTTATCGGTACTTCCAGTATTGCGATCGCTCACCCATTTACCAATTATGATTGACCCTAGTCATGGTACTGGTAATTCTGATTATGTTCCAGCAATGGCTTTAGCGGCGATCGCAGCTGGAACAGATGCCTTAATGATTGAAGTTCACCCCAATCCAGCCAGAGCTTTATCTGACGGCCCTCAATCCCTCACCCCTGAGAAATTTGATCGCTTAGTACAAGAAATGTCTGTTCTCGGCAAAGTAGTTAATCGCTGGTCTATGCCTGCATTAGTAACTTCCGTTTAA
- the lspA gene encoding signal peptidase II, which translates to MRLKNHLFWIAAFVAFFLDQLTKYWVVQTFSLGQTLPIIPDVFHFTYVTNTGAAFSLFSGKVEWLRWLSLGVSLVLIALGWFGQELNHWDQLGYGLILGGAMGNGIDRFVLGYVVDFLDFRLINFAVFNMADSFISIGIVCLLIASFQKTPSSSDRSS; encoded by the coding sequence ATGCGTTTAAAAAATCATCTGTTTTGGATTGCTGCTTTCGTCGCTTTTTTCTTAGATCAATTGACAAAATATTGGGTAGTGCAGACCTTTAGCTTGGGACAGACGCTACCAATCATACCCGATGTATTTCATTTTACCTATGTCACTAATACTGGTGCGGCTTTTAGTCTATTCAGTGGGAAAGTAGAGTGGTTACGCTGGCTATCGTTGGGTGTGAGTTTGGTATTAATAGCATTAGGGTGGTTTGGTCAGGAGTTAAATCATTGGGATCAATTAGGTTATGGTTTGATTTTAGGTGGAGCGATGGGCAATGGTATTGATCGGTTCGTTTTAGGCTATGTCGTTGATTTTCTCGATTTTCGCTTGATTAATTTTGCTGTATTTAATATGGCAGATTCATTTATTAGTATTGGTATTGTTTGTTTGTTAATTGCTTCTTTCCAAAAAACACCAAGTTCCAGTGACAGGTCAAGCTAA
- the trpA gene encoding tryptophan synthase subunit alpha, with protein sequence MVTISHCFQSLRDRQQCALIPFITAGDPDLTTTAEALRILDRNGADFIELGVPYSDPLADGPVIQAAATRALQTGIKLEQVLEMLRDVSPKLKAPLILFTYYNPILHRGIQAFLAEIVAAGVRGLVVPDLPLEEAGKLIQAAAAFGVEVILLVAPTSSQDRIKAIARQSQGFIYLVSVTGVTGMRSQMQSRVQHLLTDMRNITDKPIGVGFGISTPEQAQQIREWGADAVIVGSAFVKKLAEGSPTQGLQAVEKLCRELKAAISPISLQTVASA encoded by the coding sequence ATGGTTACTATTTCTCATTGTTTTCAATCTTTACGCGATCGCCAACAATGTGCTTTGATTCCCTTTATCACAGCCGGCGATCCTGATTTAACAACCACTGCTGAGGCTTTACGTATTTTAGATCGTAATGGTGCTGATTTCATTGAGTTGGGTGTTCCCTACTCTGACCCTTTAGCAGATGGCCCTGTGATTCAAGCCGCCGCAACTCGTGCTTTGCAAACAGGAATTAAATTAGAGCAAGTGCTGGAAATGTTGCGCGATGTCAGTCCTAAGCTGAAAGCACCGTTAATTTTATTTACTTATTACAATCCGATTTTGCACCGGGGTATTCAGGCGTTTTTAGCGGAAATTGTAGCTGCTGGGGTGCGAGGTTTGGTAGTACCAGATTTACCTTTGGAAGAAGCGGGGAAATTAATCCAAGCTGCGGCGGCTTTTGGGGTTGAGGTAATTCTGCTAGTAGCTCCTACAAGTTCTCAGGATAGGATAAAGGCGATCGCACGTCAATCTCAGGGTTTCATCTACCTTGTTAGTGTAACTGGAGTTACGGGAATGCGCTCTCAAATGCAAAGCCGCGTACAGCATTTACTCACAGATATGCGAAACATCACCGATAAACCCATAGGCGTAGGCTTTGGTATTTCCACACCAGAACAAGCACAACAAATCAGAGAATGGGGAGCAGATGCCGTAATTGTCGGTAGTGCCTTTGTCAAAAAGTTAGCAGAAGGTAGCCCCACCCAAGGACTGCAAGCCGTAGAAAAACTTTGTCGTGAACTCAAAGCCGCAATTAGCCCCATATCTCTGCAAACAGTTGCTTCTGCTTAA
- a CDS encoding adenine phosphoribosyltransferase, with product MDLKSLIRDIPDFPKPGILFRDITTLLRDPEGLRYTIDFFTEKCIESGLQADYIVGMESRGFIFGPPLAYKLGAGFIPVRKRGKLPAAVHSIEYELEYGTDCLEMHQDALHSNSRVLIVDDLIATGGTASATAKLVQKFGCELVGFGFIIELQDLQGRKNLPDVPIISLIEY from the coding sequence ATGGATTTAAAGTCTCTAATTCGCGACATCCCAGATTTTCCCAAACCCGGAATTTTATTTCGGGATATAACTACTTTACTGCGAGATCCAGAGGGATTACGCTACACTATTGACTTTTTCACGGAAAAATGTATTGAGTCTGGATTACAGGCAGATTATATTGTGGGTATGGAATCCCGTGGGTTCATTTTTGGCCCTCCTTTAGCTTACAAATTAGGAGCGGGTTTTATTCCTGTTCGCAAACGGGGAAAGTTACCAGCAGCAGTTCACTCAATTGAATATGAATTAGAGTATGGTACAGACTGTCTGGAAATGCATCAAGACGCTTTGCATTCAAATAGCCGTGTTTTAATTGTCGATGATTTGATTGCTACAGGTGGTACAGCTAGTGCAACGGCAAAGTTAGTGCAGAAGTTTGGCTGCGAGCTTGTAGGGTTTGGGTTTATCATCGAGCTACAGGATTTACAAGGACGTAAAAATTTACCAGATGTGCCGATTATTTCCCTAATTGAATACTAA